In Bacillus sp. SB49, a single window of DNA contains:
- a CDS encoding YpzG family protein, with amino-acid sequence MGNRMFNGKNSGIRSHRSLKHLNKRVNGETEQTQADQITEVQMRKRS; translated from the coding sequence ATGGGTAACCGTATGTTTAACGGAAAAAACTCAGGAATACGTTCGCACCGAAGCCTGAAGCACTTGAACAAGCGAGTGAACGGCGAAACGGAACAGACGCAGGCAGACCAAATCACCGAAGTACAGATGCGTAAAAGAAGCTGA
- the glcT gene encoding glucose PTS transporter transcription antiterminator GlcT has translation MEQQLRIEKVLNNNVVIAAHPVYEEVVLIGKGIGFNRKSGEDVSFDKADKTFLLSNEREKEQYVNLLPHIDEQLIDFMNDILIHIEERMGQELHQHIHVGLTDHLAFAINRAKKNMQFTNPFLSEIESIYPKEYQVAMEVVTMIYDRMGTQFPEGEIGFIALHIHSAVTDKTLREINRHNQLIARLVSIVEDTMKLTIDRNSIDYHRLVQHLHRAIDRVYQEENVGDEIRLADMLKQEYPVCYNLAWKLMKVMQKQLNKPVDESEAIYLTIHLQRLTHKS, from the coding sequence ATGGAACAGCAGTTAAGGATAGAAAAAGTATTGAATAATAACGTTGTCATTGCTGCCCACCCGGTTTATGAGGAAGTGGTATTGATAGGAAAGGGGATCGGCTTTAACCGGAAATCCGGAGAGGATGTTTCCTTTGACAAAGCCGATAAGACCTTCTTATTAAGTAACGAGAGAGAGAAAGAACAGTATGTTAACCTTCTGCCTCATATCGATGAGCAGCTGATCGATTTCATGAATGATATTCTCATCCACATTGAAGAGAGGATGGGGCAGGAACTGCACCAGCATATCCACGTCGGATTGACCGACCACCTCGCCTTTGCCATCAATCGCGCGAAAAAGAACATGCAGTTTACCAATCCTTTCTTATCTGAAATCGAATCGATTTATCCAAAAGAATACCAGGTGGCCATGGAAGTCGTCACGATGATTTACGATCGGATGGGTACGCAGTTTCCTGAAGGGGAAATCGGGTTTATTGCTCTGCATATCCATAGTGCAGTCACGGACAAAACCTTGAGAGAAATCAACAGGCACAACCAGCTGATCGCTCGACTTGTATCCATCGTCGAAGATACGATGAAGCTGACGATTGATCGGAACAGCATTGATTATCACAGACTTGTCCAGCATCTTCACCGAGCAATTGATCGTGTGTATCAGGAGGAGAACGTAGGGGATGAAATTCGTTTAGCAGACATGTTGAAACAGGAGTACCCGGTGTGCTATAATCTTGCATGGAAGTTAATGAAAGTGATGCAAAAACAGTTGAACAAACCCGTAGATGAATCTGAGGCCATTTATTTGACCATTCATCTGCAGCGGTTGACCCATAAATCCTAG
- the recX gene encoding recombination regulator RecX, with translation MAKLTRITTQKKHKHRYNIFMDKGNGEEYGFSVDEDVLVQYRLQKNMEMDDALINALIQTDTLHKSYTLAIHYLSYRMRSEKEIRDYLTGKEADPEHIDEIVKRLKKERLLDDQEFAASLVRTRIMTSSKGPHILKKELMEKGVAASAAEAALEYYTFDKQYEKAMKFAEKKQNHDGRKSHRQQIQNIQQTLMQKGFTGDVIQEVLANLPDEKQEDSEWEAVVYQGEKLKRKFASKEGYERKQKIKAGLYRKGFPFDLIDRFLDEHLED, from the coding sequence ATGGCTAAGCTCACTAGAATCACGACGCAAAAGAAACATAAACATAGATATAATATTTTCATGGATAAGGGAAATGGGGAAGAGTACGGGTTCAGTGTCGATGAAGACGTTCTCGTCCAATATCGTCTCCAGAAGAACATGGAGATGGACGATGCTCTGATCAACGCTTTGATTCAGACCGATACGCTTCACAAATCTTATACCCTTGCTATTCATTATTTAAGCTACCGTATGCGGTCGGAAAAGGAAATTCGTGACTATTTGACAGGGAAAGAAGCGGATCCGGAACACATAGATGAAATCGTCAAACGATTGAAGAAGGAGCGTCTGCTGGACGACCAGGAGTTTGCCGCTTCGCTGGTGCGGACAAGGATCATGACCTCAAGCAAAGGTCCTCATATTCTCAAGAAAGAATTGATGGAAAAAGGCGTGGCTGCCAGTGCGGCGGAAGCGGCTCTTGAATACTATACGTTTGACAAGCAGTACGAGAAAGCCATGAAATTTGCCGAGAAGAAACAAAACCATGATGGTCGGAAATCGCACCGTCAACAAATCCAAAATATTCAGCAGACATTGATGCAGAAGGGGTTTACCGGGGATGTCATCCAGGAGGTACTTGCCAATCTGCCCGATGAAAAGCAGGAGGATTCGGAATGGGAAGCGGTCGTCTATCAGGGGGAGAAGCTGAAGCGTAAGTTCGCATCCAAAGAAGGATACGAGCGTAAGCAGAAGATCAAAGCGGGTTTATACAGGAAAGGTTTTCCTTTCGATTTGATCGATCGCTTTTTAGACGAGCATTTGGAAGATTAA
- the ntdP gene encoding nucleoside tri-diphosphate phosphatase, whose amino-acid sequence MPGPEAGKRIEIQSYKHNGQLHRVWESTTILKGTRNVIIGANDRTTVTESDGRRWVTREPAICYFHSRHWFNVIGMLRNDGVYYYCNISSPFIFEEETIKYIDYDLDVKVFPDMTFKILDEDEYDVHKRKMNYPHVLDRILYNNIDTLIRWIRQRKGPFSPEFIDQWYERYLTYR is encoded by the coding sequence ATGCCCGGCCCAGAAGCAGGAAAAAGGATTGAAATCCAAAGTTATAAGCACAATGGGCAGCTGCACAGAGTTTGGGAAAGCACCACGATTTTAAAAGGAACAAGGAATGTTATTATCGGAGCCAATGATCGTACGACCGTTACGGAGAGTGATGGGCGCAGGTGGGTGACGCGTGAACCGGCCATCTGTTATTTCCATTCCAGACATTGGTTCAACGTCATCGGTATGTTAAGGAACGACGGAGTATACTATTACTGTAACATCAGTTCTCCCTTCATCTTCGAAGAGGAAACGATCAAATACATCGATTACGACCTTGATGTCAAAGTATTTCCTGATATGACTTTTAAAATCCTTGATGAAGACGAATATGATGTACACAAGCGTAAGATGAATTATCCGCATGTTTTAGACAGAATTCTATATAACAATATAGATACGTTAATTCGGTGGATCAGGCAGAGAAAAGGACCGTTTTCTCCGGAATTCATCGATCAGTGGTACGAGCGTTATTTGACGTATAGATAA
- a CDS encoding YfhJ family protein, protein MNEIYQRLAERLYEKNEHLTIDEATTWVELLWEDFETTRAKAGHDYQGKQVTEQIVLRWIDNYGPRLHEFVATNPKYKQMLERKGYFH, encoded by the coding sequence ATGAATGAAATTTATCAGCGGTTAGCTGAGCGTTTGTATGAAAAGAATGAGCATTTGACTATAGATGAAGCGACCACATGGGTGGAGCTGCTTTGGGAAGACTTTGAAACGACGAGGGCGAAAGCGGGGCATGATTATCAGGGCAAGCAGGTGACCGAGCAGATCGTTCTGCGCTGGATAGATAATTACGGGCCGAGACTGCATGAATTCGTCGCCACCAACCCCAAGTACAAACAAATGCTTGAGCGTAAAGGGTACTTTCATTAA
- a CDS encoding C40 family peptidase, with protein MNKKQLVTAVGGALIGASLWGSSVFADELHKVKSGDTIWGLSHQYDGSISEIKSWNGLNSDIIYVGQNLIVEKGSSTKSSSSSNTSTSTSGSYTVKSGDSLWVIASRNGTSVSKLKSINGLSSDIIYPGQKLSLSGSSSNSSSSSSASKGSSSSSSSSSASSYTVKSGDTLSGIAYKYGTSVSKLRSLNNISGSMIYVGQKIKVDGTVSSSSSSSSSSSSHTSTSNASSSNSGYAEGVIQEAKKHIGTPYVWGGSTPAGFDCSGFLNYVFAQKGISIPRTVASIYADSRMTSVSDSSRQRGDIVFFETYKPGASHAGIYVGNNQFIHTGSTNGVEISSLSSNYWSQRYIGTKRLSN; from the coding sequence ATGAATAAAAAGCAACTTGTGACGGCTGTCGGCGGAGCTTTGATTGGGGCATCATTGTGGGGATCTTCTGTATTTGCGGACGAATTACATAAAGTTAAATCCGGAGACACTATTTGGGGACTCAGCCATCAATATGACGGATCTATTTCAGAAATCAAATCTTGGAACGGTTTAAATTCAGACATCATTTATGTCGGTCAGAATTTGATTGTTGAAAAAGGTTCATCAACGAAGAGCAGTTCAAGTTCTAATACTTCTACTTCTACAAGCGGTTCTTACACGGTTAAATCCGGTGATTCCCTTTGGGTAATTGCTTCCCGTAACGGTACATCCGTATCCAAACTGAAGAGCATCAACGGACTTTCCAGTGACATCATTTATCCTGGTCAGAAGCTTTCTTTGTCCGGCAGCAGCTCCAACAGTTCAAGCAGCAGCTCTGCGTCTAAAGGATCCAGCTCATCTTCCAGTTCTTCTTCAGCAAGCTCCTACACAGTGAAGAGCGGAGATACGCTTTCCGGTATTGCTTATAAATACGGAACATCTGTTTCTAAACTGCGCAGCCTGAATAATATTTCCGGTTCTATGATTTATGTCGGTCAGAAGATCAAAGTGGATGGTACGGTTTCTTCTTCCTCCTCTTCGTCTTCTTCATCCTCTAGTCATACATCTACCTCAAATGCATCCAGCTCAAACTCTGGATATGCAGAAGGTGTTATTCAAGAGGCTAAGAAACACATCGGTACGCCTTACGTATGGGGGGGTTCCACTCCGGCCGGGTTTGACTGCAGTGGTTTCCTTAACTATGTGTTTGCTCAAAAAGGAATCAGCATCCCTCGTACGGTTGCATCCATTTATGCAGACAGCCGCATGACGTCCGTCAGCGATTCCAGCCGTCAACGCGGGGACATCGTTTTCTTTGAAACGTACAAGCCTGGTGCATCCCATGCCGGTATCTATGTAGGAAACAACCAGTTCATTCACACTGGTTCTACAAATGGTGTAGAGATCAGCTCTCTTTCCAGCAACTACTGGAGCCAGCGCTACATTGGAACGAAACGTCTATCCAACTAA
- a CDS encoding gamma-type small acid-soluble spore protein: MAKQPKQNKTAAGTDKNHVKQQNQQAAQGQNQYGAEFAQETDAQHVKQQNQKSQAKKK, encoded by the coding sequence ATGGCTAAGCAACCAAAACAAAACAAAACAGCTGCTGGTACTGATAAAAATCACGTAAAACAACAGAACCAACAAGCTGCTCAGGGTCAAAACCAATACGGTGCTGAATTTGCACAGGAAACTGATGCACAGCACGTAAAGCAGCAGAACCAAAAATCTCAGGCTAAGAAAAAGTAA
- the mutY gene encoding A/G-specific adenine glycosylase translates to MKKTDRVQHILKDFNGGSFREQLIHWFKQEQRILPWRENQDPYRVWVSEIMLQQTKVDTVIPYFNHFVTKFPTPKALAEAEEQEVLKAWEGLGYYSRARNLQNAVREVVENYGGVVPDDPDELGSLKGVGPYTKGAILSIAYDIPEPAVDGNVMRVLSRVLHVEDDIAKQSTRKLFEGLVRGVISQEDPSSFNQGLMELGALICTPKSPSCFLCPVQSECRAFAQGIEEELPVKTSKKKQKKHPYLLLVITNEEGEVLIEKRPDEGLLASLWQYPMVPMEDLDMEAAVHWFYGEYGLSIRFEETVTQIKHVFSHLIWEMDVVKATVTGGELDRARARFVDEEALEAYPFPVSHQKAHPYINR, encoded by the coding sequence ATGAAAAAAACAGATCGAGTACAGCACATATTAAAGGATTTCAATGGTGGATCGTTCAGAGAGCAGCTGATCCATTGGTTTAAACAGGAACAAAGAATTCTCCCATGGCGGGAGAATCAGGACCCCTACAGAGTGTGGGTATCAGAAATTATGCTCCAACAGACGAAGGTTGATACCGTCATCCCTTACTTTAACCACTTTGTGACTAAGTTTCCCACTCCGAAAGCATTAGCAGAAGCAGAAGAGCAGGAAGTTCTGAAAGCGTGGGAAGGGCTTGGTTACTATTCCCGTGCCCGCAATCTCCAAAACGCCGTGAGAGAGGTCGTCGAAAATTATGGCGGCGTCGTACCGGATGATCCGGATGAATTGGGGAGTTTGAAAGGGGTCGGTCCTTACACGAAGGGAGCGATTCTGAGTATTGCTTATGATATACCGGAACCGGCGGTAGACGGGAACGTCATGCGTGTCTTATCCCGGGTGCTCCATGTAGAAGACGACATCGCTAAACAGAGCACAAGGAAACTTTTTGAAGGCCTCGTCCGTGGAGTTATTTCGCAGGAGGATCCCAGCTCCTTTAATCAAGGACTGATGGAATTGGGTGCCCTGATATGTACACCCAAATCTCCTTCCTGCTTTTTGTGTCCCGTCCAATCCGAATGCCGGGCTTTCGCACAAGGTATCGAGGAAGAATTACCTGTAAAAACGTCGAAAAAGAAACAGAAAAAACACCCTTATCTGCTCTTGGTTATTACGAACGAAGAGGGAGAAGTGCTTATAGAAAAACGACCGGATGAAGGTCTTTTGGCCTCCTTGTGGCAGTATCCGATGGTGCCGATGGAAGACCTTGATATGGAAGCCGCCGTCCACTGGTTCTACGGGGAATACGGCTTGAGCATTCGCTTTGAGGAGACGGTTACTCAAATCAAACACGTCTTTTCCCATTTGATTTGGGAAATGGATGTCGTCAAAGCTACCGTCACCGGCGGCGAGCTCGATCGTGCCCGTGCCCGCTTCGTCGATGAAGAAGCGCTTGAAGCATATCCATTCCCAGTTTCTCATCAGAAAGCCCATCCCTATATTAATCGATGA
- a CDS encoding Cof-type HAD-IIB family hydrolase, whose amino-acid sequence MIKLFVTDLDGTLLGMDHYIKNEDIDALKWMIDHGTPLTVASGRMDHEIAEVLKRVGVNGHRVSQNGAFVYDNQGQEIYAETFEGNMAERILTAIEKEPMVKTVSTADQTFTDKHHEWVDIISEQLFHDIIIQPDLKQEIGQTIFPSKITLNGQEADVVHAAKNIKETFGEEIDSFISHETCVDMMPKEINKRNGIRKLIDKLGLKPEEVACVGDSFNDISMFEMTPHSYVMATAHDDVKAKASQVVDHVHEAIEDLEKKGLLNKKEQAADV is encoded by the coding sequence ATGATCAAACTATTCGTCACAGATCTCGACGGGACCCTTCTCGGCATGGATCACTATATAAAAAACGAAGATATTGATGCATTGAAATGGATGATTGACCACGGCACTCCGCTTACGGTGGCTTCCGGACGTATGGATCACGAAATCGCAGAAGTATTGAAACGTGTGGGCGTCAACGGTCACCGTGTCAGTCAGAACGGTGCTTTCGTTTATGATAACCAAGGACAGGAAATCTACGCAGAAACGTTTGAAGGCAATATGGCGGAAAGAATACTGACTGCCATCGAGAAAGAGCCGATGGTCAAAACCGTCTCCACAGCCGATCAGACCTTTACGGACAAGCACCACGAATGGGTGGATATTATTTCCGAGCAGCTTTTCCATGACATTATCATCCAGCCGGACTTGAAGCAGGAAATCGGCCAAACGATTTTCCCATCCAAGATCACCTTGAATGGACAGGAAGCAGACGTAGTGCATGCCGCCAAAAACATCAAGGAGACGTTCGGTGAAGAGATTGACAGCTTCATTTCCCACGAAACCTGCGTGGACATGATGCCTAAAGAGATCAACAAACGGAACGGAATTCGTAAACTGATTGATAAACTCGGATTAAAACCGGAAGAAGTTGCTTGTGTCGGAGATTCGTTTAATGACATCAGCATGTTCGAAATGACACCACACAGTTATGTCATGGCGACCGCCCATGATGACGTAAAAGCAAAAGCCTCTCAGGTCGTCGACCACGTTCACGAAGCAATCGAAGACTTGGAGAAAAAAGGACTATTGAACAAAAAAGAACAAGCGGCTGACGTCTGA
- the ptsG gene encoding glucose-specific PTS transporter subunit IIBC — protein MFKNAFGTLQKVGKALMTPVALLPAAGILLAFGTSFAQDSFVDKVPFFGTPWLQTLLQVMAEAGGIVFDNLPLLFAVGVAIGLAKGDGVAGLAAIIGYLIMNVVMGVLGGVDADMVTDPAYAMVLGIPTLQTGVFGGIIVGILAAALYNKFFNIELPQFLGFFAGKRFVPIITAFSALFLGIIMLFVWPYAQGGLNALSRLMLEGNQTISAFFFGLIERSMIPFGLHHIFYSPFWFEFGSYTSAAGDIVRGDQAIFFEQLKDGVDFTAGTFMVGKFPFMMFGLPAAALAIYHTARPERKKVVGGIMLSAALTSFLTGITEPLEFSFLFVAPVLFGIHAVFAGFSFMVMELLNVKIGMTFSGGLIDFILFGILPNRTDWWWVIIVGLVLAVIYYFGFRWAILKFNLATPGREKEDANAEEDGEVGDLPYEILEAMGGQENIAHLDACITRLRVSVNDKGNVNKDRLKRLGASGVMEVGNNIQAIFGPVSDSLRGQMQDIIDGKTPRKQEDVKEIVNEVSDNDMPVREGELGFVSPIKGKIMPITEVPDQVFSGKMMGDGFAMEPEDGKIVSPINGKVLNVFPTKHAIGLQADNGTEILIHIGIDTVGLKGEGFTDRIAEGDEVKQGQTMMEVDLDFVKENAPSIVTPIVFTNLEEGQSVTIKASGHVDHNDKDIIEITK, from the coding sequence ATGTTCAAAAATGCTTTTGGTACTTTACAAAAAGTAGGTAAGGCGTTGATGACACCAGTAGCACTGCTCCCGGCGGCCGGTATCCTGCTTGCCTTCGGTACAAGCTTTGCGCAGGACTCATTCGTCGATAAAGTTCCGTTCTTCGGAACACCTTGGCTTCAGACATTGCTTCAAGTCATGGCGGAAGCCGGCGGAATCGTCTTTGATAACCTGCCGTTGCTGTTCGCTGTCGGTGTAGCCATCGGCCTTGCAAAAGGGGATGGAGTTGCCGGACTGGCAGCCATCATCGGTTATTTGATTATGAACGTCGTAATGGGCGTACTGGGAGGCGTCGATGCCGATATGGTAACCGACCCTGCCTATGCAATGGTGTTAGGAATCCCTACGCTGCAAACAGGGGTATTCGGAGGGATTATCGTCGGTATCTTAGCCGCGGCCCTGTACAACAAATTCTTCAATATTGAACTGCCGCAGTTCCTTGGATTCTTTGCCGGGAAGCGTTTCGTTCCAATAATTACCGCTTTCTCTGCTTTATTCCTTGGTATCATCATGCTGTTCGTATGGCCGTATGCGCAGGGTGGATTGAATGCGCTGTCCCGTCTGATGCTGGAAGGGAACCAGACAATATCCGCGTTCTTCTTCGGTCTGATCGAGCGCTCCATGATTCCATTCGGTCTGCACCACATTTTCTATTCACCGTTCTGGTTTGAGTTCGGCAGCTATACGAGTGCAGCCGGAGATATCGTTCGTGGCGACCAGGCGATTTTCTTTGAACAGTTGAAAGACGGCGTGGACTTCACTGCCGGTACGTTCATGGTCGGTAAATTCCCGTTCATGATGTTCGGTCTTCCAGCTGCTGCTCTTGCCATTTACCACACGGCAAGACCGGAACGTAAGAAAGTAGTCGGAGGAATCATGCTTTCTGCAGCATTGACTTCTTTCCTTACTGGTATTACAGAGCCGCTGGAATTCTCATTCTTGTTCGTAGCTCCGGTACTTTTCGGAATTCACGCTGTATTTGCCGGCTTCTCCTTCATGGTCATGGAACTGTTGAATGTGAAGATCGGTATGACCTTTTCCGGAGGATTGATCGACTTCATCCTGTTCGGTATCCTTCCGAACCGTACGGACTGGTGGTGGGTCATCATCGTCGGACTTGTCCTTGCCGTGATCTATTACTTCGGATTCCGCTGGGCGATTCTCAAGTTCAACCTGGCGACGCCGGGCCGTGAGAAAGAAGACGCGAATGCAGAGGAAGACGGCGAAGTGGGCGATCTTCCATATGAAATTCTCGAAGCAATGGGCGGTCAGGAAAACATCGCTCACCTGGATGCTTGTATTACACGTCTTCGCGTTTCTGTTAATGACAAAGGTAATGTGAACAAAGACCGTCTGAAACGATTGGGTGCATCCGGTGTCATGGAAGTTGGAAACAACATCCAGGCCATCTTCGGACCTGTATCCGATTCCCTTCGTGGACAAATGCAGGATATCATCGATGGAAAGACACCGCGTAAACAGGAAGATGTAAAAGAAATTGTCAACGAAGTCAGCGATAACGATATGCCTGTCAGAGAAGGTGAGTTGGGCTTCGTCAGCCCGATCAAAGGGAAAATCATGCCGATCACAGAAGTACCTGACCAAGTGTTCTCAGGTAAAATGATGGGAGACGGCTTTGCAATGGAGCCGGAAGATGGTAAGATAGTTTCGCCGATAAACGGTAAAGTCCTGAACGTATTCCCGACGAAGCATGCGATCGGACTGCAGGCGGATAACGGCACAGAAATCCTTATCCACATCGGTATCGATACTGTAGGCTTGAAAGGGGAAGGGTTTACAGATAGAATTGCTGAAGGGGACGAAGTGAAGCAGGGACAGACGATGATGGAAGTGGACCTTGACTTTGTCAAAGAAAACGCGCCGTCTATCGTTACACCGATCGTCTTCACGAACCTCGAAGAAGGACAATCTGTAACCATTAAGGCTTCCGGACATGTCGATCACAATGATAAAGATATCATTGAAATTACAAAATAA
- a CDS encoding SDR family NAD(P)-dependent oxidoreductase has protein sequence MERVWITGAGTGLGRALAHRYAGEGNHVILTGRNKKKLMQVHEEIMEYPGTSEIVVCDISDADSVVDAVRQVDHVDVLINNAGVGIFGELQNYTPEQIDLVLDTNVKGTILLTQHTASMLKKSKGRVLNIISTAGLRGKRNESIYCASKYAVRGFTESLHQEWEGLPMTATAVYMGGMNTPFWDQSDHVENPGRMKGPEVVAEQIFQEDDGRKEIFVDR, from the coding sequence ATGGAACGCGTATGGATCACTGGTGCCGGGACCGGTTTAGGGAGAGCATTAGCGCACCGTTATGCCGGAGAAGGAAACCACGTCATCTTGACAGGGCGGAACAAGAAAAAGCTGATGCAGGTACACGAAGAGATAATGGAGTATCCAGGGACGTCTGAAATCGTCGTTTGTGACATATCAGACGCGGATTCTGTTGTGGATGCTGTACGTCAGGTCGATCATGTGGATGTATTGATCAACAATGCTGGTGTCGGCATTTTCGGGGAGCTGCAGAATTATACGCCGGAACAAATAGATCTTGTCCTTGATACGAACGTCAAAGGCACCATCCTGCTTACCCAGCATACGGCGTCGATGCTGAAGAAATCAAAAGGACGTGTTTTGAACATCATTTCCACAGCAGGTCTGCGAGGCAAAAGGAACGAAAGCATTTATTGCGCCAGCAAGTATGCGGTCCGTGGTTTCACAGAGAGTCTGCATCAAGAGTGGGAAGGGCTTCCGATGACGGCAACCGCTGTTTATATGGGCGGAATGAACACGCCATTCTGGGATCAGTCCGATCACGTAGAGAACCCGGGGCGAATGAAGGGACCGGAAGTTGTAGCGGAACAAATCTTCCAGGAAGATGACGGGCGGAAGGAGATTTTCGTTGATCGTTAA
- a CDS encoding metal-dependent hydrolase has product MDTATHIVMGVALGGLATLDPAVQSDPALFNAVLVGTIVGSQAPDSDTVLKLKNNAVYIRHHRGITHSIPAVVLWGISIPAVIHAFVPEVSFLHLWLWSFLAVILHVFVDVFNAYGTQAYRPFTKRWVAYGFINTFDPYIFLMHIAGIIAWNLGASPGPMWLIIYFVIALYYVKRYMDKRTIVKRIHAHFGDVEQIATSPTMKQNIWRIAITTPDKYYVGRAVDGEITILDEFRNKPIDYEDPVVKKALTDHNIKAFLSFSPVYRYEMNYYDEYTEVRFIDLRYRSRGRYPFVALAQIDDEHGDKLKILNSYTGWVFTEEKLQNKLSPMEDSR; this is encoded by the coding sequence ATGGATACTGCCACACATATAGTCATGGGAGTGGCTCTGGGCGGGCTTGCCACACTGGATCCCGCTGTTCAATCCGACCCGGCTTTATTTAATGCCGTACTCGTCGGTACGATCGTGGGCTCTCAAGCACCTGACTCCGATACCGTGTTGAAATTGAAGAACAACGCTGTTTATATCAGACACCATAGAGGAATCACCCACTCCATCCCTGCTGTCGTTCTATGGGGCATCAGCATTCCGGCTGTCATTCACGCCTTTGTGCCTGAAGTAAGCTTCCTGCACCTGTGGCTCTGGAGTTTCCTTGCGGTTATTCTTCACGTCTTTGTCGATGTGTTCAATGCCTATGGGACACAGGCTTATCGTCCATTTACGAAAAGATGGGTGGCTTATGGCTTCATCAACACCTTCGACCCTTACATTTTCCTGATGCATATCGCAGGGATTATCGCCTGGAACCTCGGTGCATCCCCGGGGCCGATGTGGTTGATCATCTACTTCGTCATTGCCCTTTATTATGTCAAAAGGTATATGGATAAACGGACGATTGTCAAACGGATCCACGCCCACTTCGGTGATGTAGAACAAATCGCGACATCTCCTACGATGAAGCAGAATATTTGGAGAATCGCCATTACGACACCGGACAAATATTACGTCGGCCGCGCTGTTGATGGTGAGATAACGATCCTGGACGAGTTTAGGAACAAACCGATCGATTATGAAGACCCGGTCGTCAAAAAAGCATTAACAGACCATAACATTAAAGCTTTTTTGTCCTTTTCTCCAGTATATCGTTACGAAATGAACTACTACGACGAATACACGGAAGTAAGATTCATCGACCTGCGCTACCGGTCGAGAGGGCGTTATCCATTCGTCGCGCTTGCCCAAATTGATGATGAACACGGAGATAAATTAAAAATACTGAACTCCTATACGGGCTGGGTATTCACGGAAGAAAAGCTGCAGAATAAACTGAGCCCGATGGAGGACAGCAGATAA
- a CDS encoding YfhH family protein — protein sequence MERRYSDYTQEELRQEIAQLTEKAQKAEQMGMVNEFAVHERKIIMAKSYMMDPSVFHPGERYRIEGEPAAFKIDYMNGIFAWGYRENQQGEKLTEEEEEAIPIALLGDKIV from the coding sequence ATGGAACGAAGATACAGTGATTATACACAGGAAGAACTCAGGCAGGAGATTGCCCAATTGACGGAAAAGGCCCAGAAGGCGGAGCAGATGGGGATGGTCAACGAATTCGCCGTACATGAACGGAAGATCATTATGGCAAAGTCCTACATGATGGACCCCTCCGTATTTCATCCGGGAGAACGGTATCGGATAGAAGGGGAGCCTGCTGCCTTCAAAATTGACTATATGAATGGTATTTTTGCTTGGGGATATAGGGAGAACCAGCAGGGAGAGAAGCTTACGGAAGAGGAAGAAGAAGCGATTCCTATCGCATTGCTGGGAGATAAAATAGTATAA
- a CDS encoding phosphocarrier protein HPr — MAQQTITITSADGVHARPATALVQVAGKFQSDVNLEYNGKSVNMKSIMGVMSLGIPNGAEVTFKAEGSDETEAVEAIVAKVKEENLGE; from the coding sequence ATGGCACAACAAACAATCACAATCACATCTGCTGACGGCGTGCACGCTCGTCCAGCAACAGCTCTAGTACAAGTAGCAGGTAAATTCCAATCCGACGTAAACCTTGAGTACAACGGTAAATCCGTTAACATGAAGTCCATCATGGGCGTTATGTCTCTTGGTATCCCTAACGGTGCGGAAGTTACTTTCAAAGCGGAAGGTTCTGACGAAACAGAAGCTGTAGAGGCAATTGTAGCGAAAGTAAAAGAAGAAAACCTTGGAGAGTAA
- the sspK gene encoding small acid-soluble spore protein K: protein MRNKAKNFPNVKMTHAPDDQSEYLAKRPDGTINNKPQERAARSRHRDVNDIGRNYHG from the coding sequence ATGCGTAACAAGGCGAAGAATTTTCCTAATGTCAAGATGACACACGCGCCTGATGACCAAAGTGAATACCTTGCTAAACGTCCTGACGGAACAATCAACAACAAGCCCCAGGAACGAGCAGCAAGATCAAGGCACAGGGATGTCAATGATATAGGGAGGAATTATCATGGGTAA